CCGGCGCGACCTTGAGCTGTTCCTCGGCGACGATGGTGTCGATGGCGGTTTCGTTGTCCTTCGGCAGCACCTTGGGCGCCGGACTCTCGGGCGTGCTCTCGAGTTGCTGATCGGGCGCCTGCTTGGTTGGTGTCGGGGCTGGTGTCGGGGCTGGCGCCGAGGCTTGCGCGGGTGTCGAGCCCGATGCCGAACCGGGCGCCGATTGGGGCTTGGCCTGCACCTTGGACAGGTCGACGTTCAGCTCGCCGAAGTCGAAGAGCTTCTCCGCCGCCGTGGCGGTGGATGGAAGACTGGCGAAGGCGAGCGCGAGCGTCAGGATGGTCGCTAACGCCGAAAAATGCATCTGCGTGGATTTCGCATTCATCTGGATCACCGGGTTTCTTTCATCTCAGTCTGTGCCGAAACATCTGCCGTGCCAGACTCCGCCCATGTTTGAATCAGCGCCAATTTGAGGATCAGTCGATTGAGACCTCGGCATAGCTCCCAGGAATCGCCGACCCCAGAGCAGCAACAATGGTCGCGGACGCTGCGCGGATGCGCGGCCAACTCGTCGTTTCGAGCACCAGTATGGCCATGGATCGGCCACTCAGATCCTGTTGATGCTTCAGGTTTTTGTCTGTTGTCAGAAAGACCTCGAAGCCATCGGCCTCAGCTGCCGCAAGGAGTTTTCCGTTCTCTAGTCGCGACCAGCCGCGCTCGTACACTGTTACGACATCCTGACCAGGAAGCAGGCGCCGCAAGGGCACTGGTACACCTTGGTCGAATAAAATTCGCATTCAGGCCGCGGCTAAAGCGCTTGCCGCGACATAGTCCAAAACGGCACGGACCTGATCAGCGCTGACGCCAGGAAACAGCTCAGCAAATTGCACAACGGTCATGCCATCCTCGAGGTTCTCGAACAAGGCGGCCACCGGTACCCGGGTGCCGCGAAAGACCCAGGCACCACTGACACGCTTGCTACTGCGTTCCAGTACTGAGCAATCGGACCAGTCAATCATGGTAAACAAAGCTCCTAGGCTGTCAGGTAACCACGCGATTCCGAGTGAGATTCAGGGTGTGATTCGGGCCGTGGGAACGAGACAAAGTCAAAGCAACTGCGGGCCAAATCACAATAAATCGCTGAAGCGCTGGAAGATGGCGCGAATCTCGCCGGAGTCGCCGCGACGGGTCTCGCCGCCGGCGGACTCGGTGATGGCGGTCAACTCGCGGTCGTCGGCCTTCTCGCCGAAGGCGACGCCAAACACCGGAATGCGGCATTGTGGATCGCCAAAATAGCCCCCCTGGCCGTCCGCCTGGCTGTAGCCGATTTTTTCGATCAGTTCATCGGTGGTGATCTTGTAGGCATTGTCCTTGCCGTCGGTCAGCACCACGATGACGCGGATCGCGGACTGGTCGGCATGGGCTTTCTGGTCGGCGCAGATGTCCTCCCAAGCCTCGGCGATGGCGCCGCGCATGGCGGTGCCGCCCTTGGGACGCGCGCGCCCGAGTGTCTCCGCGAGCTTCTGCTTGCCGGCGGCGTCCATGGCAATGGGCTGACCCTTGGGGGTCAGGTCCGAATAGGCCACGGCATAGTCATAGAACAAGAGCGCGAGCCGATCCTGATCCTGCATGCGGTTGGCCAGTAGCTCGGCACTCTCCACCGCCATCTCCATGCGGCTGCGCATCGTGCCGCGTTCGGCATCGCGAATTTTCGCGTCCATGCTGCCGGAGCGGTCGATAATCAGGTAGGCAATGGCCTCGTTCTTGATGCCGCGGAAGGCATCGCGCACGGCTTGCACCACCGCCCCGCTGGGCGCGGCCAGAAAGCGATGCACGGTATCGAAAGGCTGCACGCCGTTCTCGGCGTTCCAGACCTTGTCATAAATCCCCTGGTCGATATCCAGCGCCACCCCGGGGCGAAAGCCGTATTGCAACGCCTGCGCCTGCACTGGCGGCGACATCAGATACTCGAAATAGCGCTTGGCCCCTTCCTGCTCGTCGGCGTCGACCCAGTCGCGCTTGACGATGGCGAAGGGATGATTGCTGACAAAGGTGCCTTCGCGCGGGTAGACCGCGACCAGCCGCGGATAGCCGAGCTGGTCCTGGCGGATGCTGTTGTTGGCCTGGATGACATCACTCTCGTAGAGCACCGCAGCATCGGCGTATTGGGGGCCGCCCTGGGTCATCTTCTTGGCATAGAAACCGGTCGAGGCGCCATAGTGAATGACATGCTCATGCACCTTCTCGACGAACTCCCGCACCTTGGGGTCATCGACCGCGCTCATCGACAGGCGCGCGACGGGATTGCCGCTCGCCACTTCCGCACCCGCGAAGAACTGCGCCACCAGCGCCGAGAGCCCGCTGTTGGAGCGCTCGGGGTTGGTCTGGCCGTAGCGGATCGCGTCGGCGCCGGCCTGCTCGAACAGGCTCTTCCAGCCGACGGCATCGGCCCCGCCGAGACGCTCGACCACCGGCTCCCAGGCGGCGATGACCACCGGGGAGGAGACCAAGAAGCCGTCGATGCCGAGCAGCTCGCCGGCGCCTGCCTCGGTGCTTTCGTGGTTGATGAGATTGACATAGAGATCGGACGCCGGGCTGGTGGCATGGACCTCCTCGGGACCGGAGCCACCGTTCATGATTTCGTTGACGCTATCGCCCGAACCCTTGGGGATGGCGTTGACGCAGATGGGCTTGCCGGAGGCGGTCTTCACGCCCTCGGCGTTGAATGCCTCGGTCGCTTCATGGATCCAGGCGGCTTTCTCCGAGCCGTAGGTGAAGCGCACCACCACTTGATCATCGGCGGGAGTACAAGTATTCGCCTGCTTGGCGGTCACGAGCGATGGCAGACAAAGCGCAAGCAAGAGTGCCGCGAAGGACAAGGGTGTTGAATAACGCATGGCAGTAGCCTTTGTCTCACAAGAGGGCGATTGCATCGGTTTGATGCAAGGGATTGGCCGGAACAAGTTTCGACAGTCGGATAATGCCAGAAGCTCGAGCCGACAACCAACCCAAAAGGCATTAGCAAACAGCTGAAAAGGCGGTCTTTTTGCCGCGCATCAACAAAGATCGGGAAAGCTCGGAAGCGGTCATCGAATCGTCATCAATGCAGCGTAGTCTTTTGCGCTTTTTTTTCCGCTCAGAGAGCGCACCGAGCTACTCGATGCCTTCGGCCATCACCAGGATACCCTGCCACCGACATGCTCGCTGGAGACAAGAACCAGCGCTTCAGTGCTTGGTTGCGCGAGCATTACGTGGTCGACGCTACCGTAGCAAAAGGTTAGTGTGTCTCAGTGTGGGGCGATCGGGCGCAGCTCAACAGCGTTTTGATGGATGGATGCCGACATATTCCGTCCTGCAGTGCGTTTTTTGTTGTGGATCTAGCAGGCCGTCAGATCAGCGACACGGTAAGCGCACTCGGAGCTGAACCGAGGGACTTCGGGCGCGATCGTTCGACGCGTCCCTATATGCGTGAGGCGGTTCCCGCGTGGGGCTTCCTGCTCTCGGATGCCTATGTCGGGCTGGTATCGCATCGCCCATCGCTGACCGCCTTGCACGTCGTGCGCCGCGACTTCGAGCTGCTGGGTTACGTCGGCGCAACCTTCAATCTCAAGGACCTACCGGTGACGGCGAAGCTCTACGAAGACCTGCCCCACTGGCTGCAGATCAAAGGCGACCCGTCGATTCGTAACACGGTCTTGCTGCAGACTCGGGTTGAGAGCCCCATGGATCAGAACCTGGATCAAGTCCTCTCGGTGATTGAGGAGTTGCTGGTCGAGCGGGGAATGTTTCAGGGTGTCGTTCACTTCGCGAGCAGTCGAGCAACGATTTGGACCCTGGATGACCCATTGCGCTACCGCATCCTCGATCATGAGGCGCTCTCGGACCCGGACATTTGCCTCGCCTATCCCTGTCGGGTCTATTCAGCTGAGACTGTGATCCCGCAGGAGAGTATCTCGCCGATTCTCAAGGCGCTGAAGGATCTGCGCTTGATGGACGATACCGGCGAGTGTGCATTGATTGGTAATCGGGTCGTCACGCCAATCCGGTACTTTCTGGAATCTGTATTCGCGAGAGCAATGGAGCAAAGACCATGAGTAGCGCCGTCGCCGATGCTTCGGACGTGGATCACGTGCCGCACAGAAGCGTCCAAAGCTACATCGACGAGACCCCCTTATGGTCCGATGGCACCGGCACGGCCGCTGTGCCCATGACGCGGATGCAATGGCGCATCTGGATGCTGGCCACCGCGGGCAAGTTTTTCGAGGGGCTGGTGGTCTTCATGACCGGCGTGGCCCTGCCCCTGATGGTGGTCGAGTTCGGGCTCACAGCAGCTGAAAAAGGCGTCGTTGGGGCGGCGACCCTGGCCGGCATCCTGATCGGCGCCTCGGCATTGGGCGGTCTGGCCGATACCTTCGGGCGCAAGCGGATGTTCATCGTCGAGCTGATCATCTTCGTCGTCTTCCTGGTCGCGCTGAGTCTGAGCCCGAGCTTTCCCTGGCTGGTGGTCTTCTTGTTCGGCGTTGGGCTGGCGCTCGGCTGTGATTATCCCACCGCGCATCTAGTGATCTCCGAGAGTATCCCAAGCAAGGATCGCGGCAAGCTGGTGCTGAGCGCTTTCGGCTTTCAGGCCGTCGGCGCGCTGGTCGGCACCGCGGTGGGCTACCTGATCCTGGCCAATCTGCAAGACGAGAGCGCTTGGCGCTGGATGTATGCCACGGCGATTATTCCCGCGATCCTGGTCATCATTGGTCGCCTCTCCATCTCCCGCAGCGCGCATTGGCTCCTTGAGCAGGGACGAGTCGCGGAGGCACAGCAGGAATTGATGCGCCGACTCGATCGTGAGCCGAAGTATCCCAAGCAGGTGCGTCTCGATCGTCCTGCTGAGGAGGCAGTGCACGACCAGAGGCAAGGGCGCAAGCGCGGCTATGGACAGCTCTTCAGGGGCAAGACACGGCGCGCGACGATCCTCGCCTCGGTCCCCTGGTTTTTGCAAGACCTGGGCACCTATGGCATCGGTATCTTCACACCCACCATCCTCGCCGCCGCCTTGGGACACCAAACCTCGCATCCGCATAACCTGACCGCGATCATCCACAATGACATCCTGGCCGCGAAAGGGGCGGCGCTGCTTGATGTGCTGCTGATCGTCGGCATCCTTGCCGCGGTGCTGCTGGCCGACAAGGTTGGACGCATCCGCCTGCAAATCATCGGCTTTGTCGGTTGCGCGGTGGGGCTCG
Above is a genomic segment from Thiorhodovibrio litoralis containing:
- a CDS encoding extracellular solute-binding protein codes for the protein MRYSTPLSFAALLLALCLPSLVTAKQANTCTPADDQVVVRFTYGSEKAAWIHEATEAFNAEGVKTASGKPICVNAIPKGSGDSVNEIMNGGSGPEEVHATSPASDLYVNLINHESTEAGAGELLGIDGFLVSSPVVIAAWEPVVERLGGADAVGWKSLFEQAGADAIRYGQTNPERSNSGLSALVAQFFAGAEVASGNPVARLSMSAVDDPKVREFVEKVHEHVIHYGASTGFYAKKMTQGGPQYADAAVLYESDVIQANNSIRQDQLGYPRLVAVYPREGTFVSNHPFAIVKRDWVDADEQEGAKRYFEYLMSPPVQAQALQYGFRPGVALDIDQGIYDKVWNAENGVQPFDTVHRFLAAPSGAVVQAVRDAFRGIKNEAIAYLIIDRSGSMDAKIRDAERGTMRSRMEMAVESAELLANRMQDQDRLALLFYDYAVAYSDLTPKGQPIAMDAAGKQKLAETLGRARPKGGTAMRGAIAEAWEDICADQKAHADQSAIRVIVVLTDGKDNAYKITTDELIEKIGYSQADGQGGYFGDPQCRIPVFGVAFGEKADDRELTAITESAGGETRRGDSGEIRAIFQRFSDLL
- a CDS encoding DUF433 domain-containing protein, whose amino-acid sequence is MIDWSDCSVLERSSKRVSGAWVFRGTRVPVAALFENLEDGMTVVQFAELFPGVSADQVRAVLDYVAASALAAA
- a CDS encoding MFS transporter, translating into MSSAVADASDVDHVPHRSVQSYIDETPLWSDGTGTAAVPMTRMQWRIWMLATAGKFFEGLVVFMTGVALPLMVVEFGLTAAEKGVVGAATLAGILIGASALGGLADTFGRKRMFIVELIIFVVFLVALSLSPSFPWLVVFLFGVGLALGCDYPTAHLVISESIPSKDRGKLVLSAFGFQAVGALVGTAVGYLILANLQDESAWRWMYATAIIPAILVIIGRLSISRSAHWLLEQGRVAEAQQELMRRLDREPKYPKQVRLDRPAEEAVHDQRQGRKRGYGQLFRGKTRRATILASVPWFLQDLGTYGIGIFTPTILAAALGHQTSHPHNLTAIIHNDILAAKGAALLDVLLIVGILAAVLLADKVGRIRLQIIGFVGCAVGLALAAVSQTLSGPLQMTLLVLGFMVFNFMTNMGPNAQTYLIAGEIFPTRIRGKGAGFAASFAKIGAVTTAFLFPVLLAQIGTETLLAILVGTSLAGALITWLFRIETAGKNLEEFED